One Catharus ustulatus isolate bCatUst1 chromosome 2, bCatUst1.pri.v2, whole genome shotgun sequence genomic window carries:
- the LOC116993013 gene encoding arylsulfatase D-like: protein MIWQLTSHWSAVVTPLIFGLLLQAPFTQPSTITQPNFVLLLADDLGIGDIGCYGNDTIRTPNIDRLAKEGVKLTQHIAAAPLCTPSRAAFLTGRYPLRSGMDAINDYRVIFWNAGSGGLPPNETTFAKILQHQGYSTGLIGKWHQGVNCESRNDHCHHPLKHGFDYFYGMPFTLISDCEPTETPEMDRAFRRKLWLSTQVIGLLTLTAVLGRLTGLISVHWKALTCLAGFSLLFFISWFSSYGFVRYWNCIMMRNHGITEQPMVTDRTTSLILRESISFIERNKHKPFLLFLSFLHSHTPLLTTEKFLGRSRHGLYGDNVEEMDWMVGQVLDAVDKEGLKDTTLVYFASDHGGWLERQEGERQLGGWNGIYKGGKAMGGWEGGIRVPGIFRWPGVLPAGTVIDEPTSLMDIYPTVVHLAGGTVPQDRVIDGRDLLPLLRGAVAHSEHEFLFHYCGVHLHAVRWHQKDRGAVWKAHYVTPIFSPPGAGACYDRGFCPCFGEGVTHHEPPLLFELSQDPSEAKPLSADTEPLFDTVIRKIGRAIEEHRRTLTPVPEQLSVSNVVWKPWLQPCCGTFPFCWCDKEDDNKYVGL, encoded by the exons ATGATTTGGCAACTAACATCTCAttg gtCAGCCGTGGTTACACCCCTAATTTTTGGTCTGCTTCTGCAAGCACCATTCACACAGCCTTCCACCATCACACAGCCAAactttgtcctgctgctggctgatgATCTCGGCATAGGGGATATAGGTTGCTATGGGAATGATACCATCAG GACCCCGAACATCGATCGCCTGGCAAAGGAAGGAGTGAAGCTGACCCAACACATCGCTGCAGCTCCACTTTGcactcccagcagagcagctttccTCACTGGCAGATATCCCCTCCGATCAG gGATGGATGCTATAAATGATTACCGTGTTATTTTTTGGAATGCTGGCTCAGGAGGGCTTCCTCCAAACGAAACCACTTTTGCCAAAATACTGCAGCACCAAGGCTACAGCACAGGACTGATAG GGAAGTGGCATCAAGGTGTTAACTGTGAATCCCGCAATGACCATTGCCATCACCCTTTAAAACATGGATTTGACTATTTCTATGGGATGCCTTTTACACTAATAAGTGACTGTGAGCCGACAGAAACACCAGAGATGGACAGAGCCTTTAGAAGGAAACTCTGGCTTTCCACTCAAGTGATTGGCCTCCTTACACTCACTGCTGTCCTTGGAAGACTGACTGGCTTGATTTCAGTCCACTGGAAAGCACTGACCTGCCTTGCTGGGTTTAGTCTCCTGTTCTTCATATCATGGTTCTCAAGTTATGGATTTGTACGCTACTGGAACTGCATTATGATGAGAAACCATGGAATTACTGAGCAGCCAATGGTGACAGACAGAACTACATCCCTTATCTTGAGAGAGTCCATTTCATTTATTGAAAG AAATAAGCACAAGCcattcctcctctttctttcctttttgcattCCCACACCCCTCTCCTCACCACGGAGAAGTTTCTTGGGAGGAGCAGACATGGTTTATATGGAGACAATGTGGAGGAGATGGACTGGATGGTGG GCCAGGTTCTAGATGCTGTTGACAAGGAAGGCTTGAAAGATACTACACTGGTTTACTTTGCGTCTGATCATGGTGGATGGCTGGAAAGACAGGAAGGTGAAAGGCAGCTGGGAGGCTGGAATGGAATATACAAAG gTGGAAAAGCTATGGGAGGATGGGAAGGAGGAATCCGTGTACCAGGGATATTCAGATGGCCAGGAGTGTTACCTGCAGGCACAGTTATTGATGAACCTACAAGCCTTATGGATATTTATCCTACGGTGGTTCATTTGGCTGGAGGGACAGTGCCTCAGGACAG GGTGATTGATGGCCGGGatctgctgcctttgctgcgGGGAGCAGTGGCACACTCGGAGCACGAGTTCCTCTTCCATTACTGCGGCGTTCACTTGCACGCTGTGCGCTGGCACCAGAAGGACA GGGGAGCTGTTTGGAAGGCTCATTATGTGACTCCCATCTTCAGTCCTCCCGGAGCTGGGGCTTGTTATGACAGAGGATTTTGCCCATGCTTTGGGGAAGGAGTGACCCACCATGAGCCTCCATTGCTGTTTGAGCTCTCACAAGACCCTTCTGAAGCCAAACCTCTCTCTGCTGACACAGAGCCCCTCTTTGACACTGTCATAAGGAAGATTGGCAGAGCCATTGAGGAGCATCGCAGGACGCTGACCCCAgttccagagcagctctctgtgtCCAACGTGGTGTGGAAGCCGTGGCTGCAGCCGTGCTGTGGAACGTTCCCATTCTGTTGGTGTGATAAAGAGGATGATAATAAATATGTTGGCCTGTAA